Proteins encoded together in one Halomarina salina window:
- a CDS encoding acyl-CoA mutase large subunit family protein has product MYDEEDLRAIREGHEEWEEETLGPTLDRFGERKKQFTTDTEGHEVDRLYTPDDVAEQEYDEDLGFPGEKPFTRGPYPTMYRGRLWTMRQYAGFGTAEETNERFRYLIDNGSSGLSMAFDLPTQMGYDSDDAMAAGEVGKSGVAIDSLDDMETVFDGIPLDEVSTSMTINAPASVLLAMYVAVGDKQGVDRSELRGTIQNDILKEYAARNTFIFPPEPSMRIITDIFEFCADEVPSFNTISISGYHIREAGSTAAQEIAFTLADGIEYVERAIEAGQDVDEFAPQLSFFFASYNNILEEVAKFRAARRMWARIMEERFGAEDPNSMKLKFHTQTAGSTLTAQQIENNVVRVAYQALAAVLGGTQSLHTNGKDEALSLPTEESVRTALRTQQILAHESGAADTIDPLAGSYYVESLTDDLEAEATQLIEDIDERGGMRQSIEDQWVQRQIQDVAFERQEEIEEGERVIVGVNEFQSDDEVDEDDLAEVDEEDEQRQIERLDAMRDDRDEEDVEESLDALRDACASDANVMPYIVDAVKAYATTGEICDAMRDVFGKHTGA; this is encoded by the coding sequence ATGTACGACGAGGAGGACCTGCGAGCCATCCGCGAGGGCCACGAAGAGTGGGAGGAGGAGACGCTCGGTCCCACGCTCGACCGGTTCGGGGAGCGCAAGAAGCAGTTCACGACCGACACCGAGGGTCACGAGGTCGACCGCCTCTACACGCCCGACGACGTCGCCGAACAGGAGTACGACGAGGACCTCGGCTTCCCCGGCGAGAAGCCGTTCACGCGCGGGCCGTACCCGACGATGTATCGGGGGCGACTGTGGACGATGCGTCAGTACGCCGGGTTCGGGACGGCCGAGGAGACCAACGAGCGGTTCCGGTACCTCATCGACAACGGGTCGTCGGGGCTGTCGATGGCGTTCGACCTGCCGACGCAGATGGGCTACGACTCCGACGACGCGATGGCGGCGGGCGAGGTGGGGAAGTCGGGCGTCGCCATCGACTCGCTCGACGACATGGAGACGGTGTTCGACGGCATCCCGCTCGACGAGGTGTCGACGAGCATGACCATCAACGCCCCCGCGAGCGTCCTGCTGGCGATGTACGTCGCGGTCGGCGACAAGCAGGGCGTCGACCGGTCCGAGCTTCGGGGGACCATCCAGAACGACATCCTGAAGGAGTACGCCGCGCGCAACACGTTCATCTTCCCGCCGGAGCCGTCGATGCGCATCATCACGGACATCTTCGAGTTCTGCGCGGACGAGGTGCCGAGCTTCAACACCATCTCCATCTCGGGGTACCACATCCGCGAGGCCGGTTCGACCGCCGCCCAGGAGATCGCGTTCACGCTCGCCGACGGTATCGAGTACGTCGAGCGGGCCATCGAGGCCGGGCAGGACGTCGACGAGTTCGCCCCACAGCTCTCCTTCTTCTTCGCGTCGTACAACAACATCCTGGAGGAGGTTGCGAAGTTCCGTGCCGCCCGCCGGATGTGGGCGCGCATCATGGAGGAGCGCTTCGGCGCGGAGGACCCGAACTCGATGAAGCTGAAGTTCCACACCCAGACCGCCGGGTCCACGCTGACCGCCCAGCAGATAGAGAACAACGTCGTCCGCGTCGCGTACCAGGCGCTGGCGGCCGTCCTCGGCGGGACGCAGAGCCTCCACACCAACGGGAAGGACGAGGCGCTGAGCCTCCCGACGGAGGAGTCGGTCCGGACCGCGCTGCGCACCCAGCAGATTCTCGCCCACGAGTCCGGCGCGGCCGACACCATCGACCCGCTCGCGGGGAGCTACTACGTCGAATCGCTCACGGACGACCTGGAGGCGGAGGCGACGCAGCTCATCGAGGACATCGACGAGCGCGGCGGGATGCGCCAGTCCATCGAGGACCAGTGGGTCCAGCGCCAGATACAGGACGTCGCCTTCGAGCGCCAGGAGGAGATCGAGGAGGGCGAACGCGTCATCGTCGGCGTCAACGAGTTCCAGAGCGACGACGAGGTGGACGAGGACGACCTCGCGGAGGTCGACGAGGAGGACGAACAGCGCCAGATCGAACGCCTCGACGCGATGCGCGACGACCGCGACGAGGAGGACGTCGAGGAGTCGCTCGACGCACTCCGCGACGCCTGCGCGAGCGACGCCAACGTCATGCCGTACATCGTCGACGCGGTGAAGGCGTACGCGACGACCGGCGAGATATGCGACGCGATGCGCGACGTGTTCGGCAAGCACACCGGGGCGTGA
- a CDS encoding 2-oxoacid:acceptor oxidoreductase subunit alpha codes for MPADLNWAIGGEAGDGIDSTGKIFAQALSRAGRHVFTSKDFASRIRGGYTAYKIRTSVDRVESVVDRLDILIALTQRTVDENMDELHEGSVIIYDGERTTMQDLEIPDGMVGLDVPLKSLAEDAGGAIMRNIVALGAACEATNFDVEYLDESLEKRFGNKGESIVENNKEAARLGQEYVEENFDHDFDYDLDTTDEDYVLLNGDEAIGMGALAAGCRFYAGYPITPATNVMEYLTGRIEDYGGGVVQAEDELSAINMALGAARAGARSMTATSGPGIDLMTETFGLVATTETPLVIVDVMRSGPSTGMPTKQEQGDLNMLLYGGHGEIPRFVVAPTNVAECFWKTVEAFNYAEKYQTPVYLVADLAMAVTEQTFPPETFDMDAVEVDRGNVVGDDAIDEWQNEKGQFQPHLATEDGISPRSFPGQSGGAHMTTGLEHDALGRRTEEEEVRLEQVDKRNRKVETAEEQEDWSYREFGDADSDTLIISWGSNEGPMREAIDFLEEDDIDVRFISVPYMFPRPDLSEDVEAADEVIVVECNATGQFADVVEHDTLTRVNRINKYNGVRFKADELADEIKQALSEGTEVTA; via the coding sequence ATGCCTGCGGACCTCAATTGGGCCATCGGCGGGGAAGCTGGCGATGGTATCGACTCGACTGGGAAGATCTTCGCCCAGGCGTTGTCGCGTGCCGGTCGCCACGTCTTCACGTCGAAGGACTTCGCCTCCCGGATTCGGGGCGGATACACCGCCTACAAGATCCGGACGAGCGTCGACCGTGTGGAGAGCGTCGTCGACCGACTGGACATCCTCATCGCGCTGACACAGCGCACCGTCGACGAGAACATGGACGAGCTCCACGAGGGCTCGGTCATCATCTACGACGGCGAGCGCACCACGATGCAGGACCTCGAGATTCCCGACGGGATGGTCGGGCTCGACGTCCCGCTGAAGTCGCTCGCGGAGGACGCGGGCGGCGCCATCATGCGCAACATCGTCGCGCTCGGCGCGGCGTGTGAGGCGACGAACTTCGACGTCGAGTACCTCGACGAGTCACTGGAGAAACGCTTCGGGAACAAGGGCGAGTCCATCGTCGAGAACAACAAGGAGGCCGCTCGCCTCGGCCAGGAGTACGTCGAAGAGAACTTCGACCACGACTTCGACTACGACCTCGACACGACCGACGAGGACTACGTCCTCCTCAACGGCGACGAGGCCATCGGGATGGGCGCGCTCGCCGCAGGCTGCCGGTTCTACGCCGGCTACCCCATCACGCCCGCGACGAACGTGATGGAGTACCTCACGGGCCGCATCGAGGACTACGGCGGGGGCGTCGTGCAGGCCGAGGACGAACTGTCGGCCATCAACATGGCGCTCGGTGCAGCGCGCGCCGGCGCGCGCTCGATGACCGCCACGTCCGGACCGGGCATCGACCTGATGACCGAGACGTTCGGGCTGGTGGCGACGACGGAGACGCCGCTGGTCATCGTCGACGTGATGCGCTCGGGTCCCTCGACGGGGATGCCGACGAAACAGGAGCAGGGCGACCTGAACATGCTCCTGTACGGGGGTCACGGCGAGATTCCGCGGTTCGTCGTCGCCCCGACGAACGTCGCGGAGTGCTTCTGGAAGACCGTCGAGGCGTTCAACTACGCCGAGAAGTACCAGACGCCGGTGTACCTCGTCGCGGACCTCGCGATGGCGGTCACCGAGCAGACGTTCCCGCCGGAGACGTTCGACATGGACGCCGTCGAGGTGGACCGCGGCAACGTCGTCGGCGACGACGCCATCGACGAGTGGCAGAACGAGAAGGGGCAGTTCCAGCCCCACCTCGCCACCGAGGACGGCATCTCGCCGCGCTCGTTCCCCGGCCAGTCCGGCGGCGCGCACATGACGACCGGCCTCGAACACGACGCGCTCGGGCGTCGGACCGAGGAGGAGGAGGTCCGCCTCGAACAGGTCGACAAGCGCAACCGGAAGGTCGAGACGGCCGAGGAGCAGGAAGACTGGAGCTACCGGGAGTTCGGCGACGCCGACTCGGACACGCTCATCATCTCGTGGGGGTCGAACGAGGGGCCGATGCGCGAGGCTATCGACTTCCTCGAGGAGGACGACATCGACGTGCGGTTCATCTCGGTGCCGTACATGTTCCCGCGACCGGACCTCAGCGAGGACGTCGAGGCCGCAGACGAGGTCATCGTCGTCGAGTGTAACGCGACCGGGCAGTTCGCGGACGTCGTCGAGCACGACACGCTCACCCGCGTGAATCGCATCAACAAGTACAACGGCGTCCGGTTCAAGGCCGACGAACTGGCCGACGAGATCAAACAGGCCCTCTCCGAGGGCACGGAGGTGACAGCATGA
- a CDS encoding 2-oxoacid:ferredoxin oxidoreductase subunit beta produces MSSDVRFTDFKSDKQPTWCPGCGDFGTMNGMMKALANTGNDPDNTFVVAGIGCSGKIGTYMHSYALHGVHGRALPVGIGVKTANPNLEVMVAGGDGDGYSIGAGHFVHAVRRNVDMSYCVMDNRIYGLTKGQFSPTSREDFETSTSPDGTHQQPVNPLALALSAGGTFIAQSFSSDAQRHAEIVQKAIEHDGFGFVNVYSPCVTFNDVDTYDYFRDSLVDVGEDEDYDPTDIEQATEVIMDGEKEYQGVIYQDEDSVPYGERMGFTEDMSDIPDSAPENAMDLVREFY; encoded by the coding sequence ATGAGCTCAGACGTACGATTCACGGATTTCAAATCCGACAAGCAACCGACGTGGTGTCCCGGCTGCGGTGACTTCGGGACGATGAACGGCATGATGAAGGCGCTGGCGAACACGGGCAACGACCCCGACAACACGTTCGTCGTCGCCGGTATCGGCTGTTCGGGGAAGATCGGGACGTACATGCACAGCTACGCGCTGCACGGCGTCCACGGCCGCGCCCTGCCGGTGGGCATCGGCGTGAAGACGGCCAACCCGAACCTCGAAGTGATGGTCGCCGGCGGCGACGGCGACGGCTACTCCATCGGCGCGGGCCACTTCGTCCACGCCGTCCGGCGGAACGTGGACATGTCGTACTGCGTCATGGACAACCGCATCTACGGGCTGACGAAGGGGCAGTTCTCGCCGACCAGCCGCGAGGACTTCGAGACCTCGACCAGCCCCGACGGGACGCACCAGCAGCCGGTCAACCCGCTCGCGCTGGCGCTCTCGGCCGGCGGCACGTTCATCGCGCAGTCGTTCTCCTCGGACGCCCAGCGTCACGCGGAGATCGTCCAGAAGGCCATCGAACACGACGGGTTCGGCTTCGTCAACGTCTACTCGCCGTGTGTCACGTTCAACGACGTGGACACGTACGACTACTTCCGCGACTCGCTCGTGGACGTCGGCGAGGACGAGGACTACGACCCGACGGACATCGAACAGGCGACCGAGGTCATCATGGACGGCGAAAAGGAGTACCAGGGCGTCATCTACCAGGACGAGGACTCCGTCCCTTACGGCGAGCGCATGGGCTTCACCGAGGACATGTCCGACATCCCCGACAGCGCGCCCGAGAACGCGATGGACCTCGTCCGCGAGTTCTACTAA
- a CDS encoding NAD(P)H-dependent flavin oxidoreductase, whose amino-acid sequence MSLTTRFTDTVGVAHPVAQAPVGSVTCPELAAAVSSAGGLGSLAVTWRSPDATRDAIAEARSLTDAPFAVNLVLDDATRRYPTDDHLDACLDAGARVVAFSFGDPAPYVERVHDADALAVAMVGSAADARSVADAGVDVVVAQGAEAGGHLDGDVSTVALVPEVVDAVDVPVLAAGGIVDGRGLAAALSLGADGAFLGTRFVATEEAQSHPTYRQHLLDAAGTDTRRTDLFDGGWPGRDHRVLRNSTVESWTAAGRPVSGERPNEGERVASLGDDDVERYDDDPPTPAVEGDAEAMALYAGQGVGSIEDVPPAGEVVERLVAGAESTVGRLAGSRRDR is encoded by the coding sequence ATGTCGCTGACGACCCGGTTCACCGACACCGTCGGCGTCGCTCACCCCGTCGCACAGGCCCCGGTCGGGAGCGTCACCTGTCCCGAACTCGCCGCGGCCGTCTCCTCGGCGGGCGGTCTGGGGAGTCTCGCCGTGACGTGGCGCTCGCCCGACGCGACGAGGGACGCCATCGCCGAGGCGCGGTCGCTGACCGACGCCCCGTTCGCCGTCAACCTCGTACTGGACGACGCGACGCGACGGTACCCGACCGACGACCACCTCGACGCCTGCCTCGACGCTGGCGCGCGGGTCGTCGCGTTCTCGTTCGGCGACCCCGCGCCGTACGTCGAGCGTGTCCACGATGCCGACGCGCTCGCCGTGGCGATGGTCGGGAGCGCCGCCGACGCTCGCTCCGTCGCGGACGCTGGCGTCGACGTGGTCGTCGCGCAGGGTGCCGAAGCGGGCGGTCACCTCGACGGCGACGTCTCCACCGTGGCCCTCGTCCCGGAGGTGGTCGACGCGGTGGACGTGCCGGTCCTCGCGGCCGGCGGCATCGTCGACGGTCGGGGTCTCGCCGCGGCACTCTCGCTGGGAGCCGACGGCGCGTTCCTCGGCACGCGGTTCGTCGCGACCGAGGAGGCGCAGAGCCACCCGACGTACCGCCAGCACCTCCTCGACGCGGCGGGCACCGACACCCGTCGAACCGACCTGTTCGACGGTGGCTGGCCGGGGCGCGACCATCGCGTCCTCCGGAACTCGACGGTCGAGTCGTGGACGGCCGCCGGTCGGCCGGTCTCAGGCGAGCGACCGAACGAGGGCGAGCGCGTCGCCTCTCTCGGCGACGACGACGTCGAACGGTACGACGACGACCCGCCGACGCCCGCCGTCGAGGGTGACGCCGAGGCGATGGCGCTCTACGCGGGGCAGGGCGTCGGGAGCATCGAGGACGTGCCGCCCGCGGGTGAGGTGGTCGAGCGACTCGTGGCGGGAGCCGAGTCGACCGTCGGCCGCCTCGCCGGGAGCCGTCGTGACCGGTGA
- a CDS encoding FAD-binding oxidoreductase, whose protein sequence is MDQTETSVTTVTSVGPDAVALELETPDGFVAQPGQFVRLGVEIDGDVESRFYTLSSPDTDETLEVTLTYDPESVVGARLADLSAGDTVTVAGPFGDAHYDGEAHALVLAGGPGVGAAVGIAERALAEDNDATVVYLDDEPLHEDRLSTLSGAGATVTLVSDADGLEAAVEEAAGDESVFVYGFDDFVGLASDALVENDFDVDAAAVESFGAPPE, encoded by the coding sequence ATGGACCAGACCGAAACGTCAGTCACCACCGTCACCAGCGTCGGCCCCGACGCGGTCGCACTCGAACTCGAGACGCCAGACGGATTCGTCGCCCAGCCCGGCCAGTTCGTCCGTCTCGGCGTCGAGATAGACGGCGACGTCGAGTCGCGTTTCTACACCCTCTCGTCGCCCGACACCGACGAGACGCTCGAAGTGACGCTCACCTACGACCCCGAGAGCGTCGTCGGCGCGCGCCTCGCTGACCTCTCGGCCGGCGACACCGTCACCGTCGCCGGGCCGTTCGGCGACGCGCACTACGACGGCGAGGCGCACGCACTCGTCCTCGCGGGCGGGCCGGGCGTCGGCGCGGCGGTCGGCATCGCCGAGCGCGCCCTCGCGGAGGACAACGACGCCACCGTCGTCTACCTCGACGACGAACCCCTCCACGAGGACCGTCTCTCGACGCTGTCGGGCGCGGGGGCGACGGTCACGCTCGTCTCGGACGCGGACGGTCTCGAAGCCGCCGTCGAGGAGGCGGCCGGCGACGAGTCCGTGTTCGTCTACGGCTTCGACGACTTCGTCGGACTGGCGAGCGACGCGCTGGTCGAGAACGACTTCGACGTCGACGCGGCGGCCGTCGAGTCGTTCGGCGCGCCTCCCGAGTGA
- a CDS encoding NUDIX hydrolase, with amino-acid sequence MTPINRAEVERRRERLLEEYGREGVDLVETRWESPPDEFEEFVAGSRAGYVGGAYCWVTRTGEQFADLTESMPESALPGRNEERALLVLGRDDSGWGVPGGGQEDDETYEQAAVREVREETGVDCEVTDLFRLERVERHCTDPDDDRVNHMLYGFFDADYAGGEIRIQPGELHGAAWFREPPARIHPATETKAAEWFGERQ; translated from the coding sequence GTGACCCCCATCAACCGAGCGGAGGTCGAGCGGCGTCGCGAGCGACTGCTGGAGGAGTACGGCCGCGAGGGCGTCGACCTGGTCGAGACGCGCTGGGAGTCGCCGCCCGACGAGTTCGAGGAGTTCGTCGCCGGGTCGCGGGCGGGCTACGTCGGCGGCGCGTACTGCTGGGTCACCCGGACGGGAGAGCAGTTCGCCGACCTCACCGAGTCGATGCCGGAGAGCGCGCTCCCCGGCCGGAACGAGGAGCGCGCGTTGCTCGTCCTCGGTCGTGACGACTCGGGATGGGGCGTCCCCGGCGGCGGACAGGAGGACGACGAGACGTACGAGCAGGCGGCCGTTCGGGAGGTCCGCGAGGAGACCGGCGTCGACTGCGAGGTGACCGACCTCTTCCGCCTCGAACGCGTCGAGCGCCACTGCACGGACCCGGACGACGACCGGGTGAACCACATGCTGTACGGCTTCTTCGACGCGGACTACGCTGGCGGCGAGATACGCATCCAGCCCGGCGAACTCCACGGCGCGGCGTGGTTCCGCGAGCCACCGGCCCGAATCCACCCAGCGACCGAGACGAAGGCGGCGGAGTGGTTCGGTGAACGGCAGTGA
- a CDS encoding PKD domain-containing protein, protein MRRRTFLTALGAGAASLGVTGAASADLLQSSDTIDSLVFDSTASLLNANGEPLTDDSLVAVWAEPTAYNGDDDGEENATIYPDGTPIPLVASAGTVVGVGAPIGQDDTDFSYGNEEFLLNVFDVKLGGDGTVLWDEGHDQFYTLSSHGSFEQYAEDAGYDLRATTDVLGGASLTFPSTASQVAPDGGALTDASTVMVWAEPTAQNVDDAGDEASHIYAADEEIPLVSRDGDVVGFGTPELIADGEFDGANEQFVLALLSSTVGDGGTILWDDAHDTYYDSSNFGSFAETVESEGYAFEATTESLAGGSDGGEAGDDVLVADPGTPGEPSTHTWTLEDLTFGEAGADGDEVDTITVEYDAASLDGLDQDDVTVTMTRTLSDGTDTSEIRVNQGSYSGSAATFDLSGRYQTDVAGPVVVEIDGVQNPPTSEVATITLEGDADPVSVEADLTVGDGSDGGDSALDGADLLVIPSPAEPYPDAELAAVAEHVADGGSLFLFDESEFTNEETANLDELASSLDLSFRFNADQVEDTESNAGAPYVPTTSNFNDAFDVFDGLGSAGLSDADGLVVTSPSAAFSAAERDALATFVESGGSLFLFDQSDYNDFDETANLNEVATAVGAPFRFNDDQVYDPENNAGAPFVPTTSEFNADFEYFDEREGLSLELDRDETYLVEVVSVTDGDTVDVRFEEGQEQAIRTLGFDTPETGSATSTERAEEWEGIDSYDYLETAGEAATAFAREQLSPGDTVGLSFDATEPVRDEFGRVLGYLTYDADGSGSRDTLYNRRVVEAGHARVYGSGFARHDEFLAAEFAARDAGREVWSESDPFDSSPIRDRPVEDLFFPTPTSVVTDSGPVDDDRVPVFAAPSATRSGGDVSTDGDLPLAAVDLDSRVAVFGAPLISETYEEAEGYPVDTSGYENFAFVTELLDDLSARDDDTVLIEGGHGQFGLSYSLSNEDAAYYQRYLEGRDTLFEQVNDLTTEASAERLASARALVVTTPASAFSDAELAAVASFADSGGAVVLMGSAAAPADQRGYLDEVATALDSDLRLGSGSVTDEESNLNGDPSIPVTSNLSEVDTDPAPERPPVATIDLATTEATVGERLAFRVDDTSGSGRWITALDWTFGDGSADEGWYSAHRYDEAGEYTVTLTATDNTGATTTDTVTVAVSDLSDPIARVVPSTTDASVGERVTFSVRDTSGDERWVDSLDWTFGDGTSGSGWWNAHSYGSAGSYTVTLRATDNTGATTTDTVTVTVE, encoded by the coding sequence ATGCGACGACGCACATTCCTGACGGCACTCGGTGCGGGCGCGGCATCGCTCGGCGTGACGGGGGCGGCGAGCGCGGACCTGCTCCAGTCGAGCGACACCATCGACTCGCTCGTGTTCGACTCGACGGCGAGTCTGCTGAACGCGAACGGCGAGCCGCTGACCGACGACTCGCTCGTCGCGGTCTGGGCCGAGCCGACGGCGTACAACGGCGACGACGACGGGGAAGAGAACGCCACCATCTACCCCGACGGGACACCGATTCCGCTCGTCGCGAGCGCGGGCACCGTCGTCGGCGTCGGTGCCCCCATCGGTCAGGACGACACGGACTTCAGCTACGGCAACGAGGAGTTCCTGCTCAACGTCTTCGACGTGAAGCTGGGCGGCGACGGGACCGTCCTCTGGGACGAGGGCCACGACCAGTTCTACACGCTCTCGAGTCACGGTTCGTTCGAGCAGTACGCGGAGGACGCGGGGTACGACCTCCGGGCGACGACGGACGTGCTCGGCGGCGCGTCGCTCACGTTCCCGTCCACGGCGAGCCAGGTCGCCCCCGATGGCGGGGCACTGACCGACGCCTCGACGGTGATGGTCTGGGCCGAACCGACGGCCCAGAACGTCGACGACGCCGGCGACGAGGCCTCTCACATCTACGCTGCCGACGAGGAGATACCGCTCGTCTCACGAGACGGTGACGTCGTCGGGTTCGGGACCCCGGAACTGATAGCGGACGGCGAGTTCGACGGTGCGAACGAGCAGTTCGTGCTCGCACTCCTCTCGTCGACGGTCGGGGACGGCGGAACGATACTCTGGGACGACGCCCACGACACCTACTACGACTCCTCGAACTTCGGGTCGTTCGCGGAGACCGTCGAGAGCGAGGGCTACGCGTTCGAGGCGACCACGGAGTCGCTCGCGGGAGGTTCCGACGGCGGCGAAGCGGGCGACGACGTGCTCGTGGCCGACCCGGGAACGCCTGGCGAGCCCTCGACGCACACCTGGACGCTCGAGGACCTCACCTTCGGGGAGGCGGGCGCCGACGGCGACGAGGTCGACACGATCACCGTCGAGTACGACGCGGCGAGTCTCGACGGGCTCGACCAGGACGACGTCACGGTGACGATGACCCGGACGCTCTCGGACGGGACCGACACGAGCGAGATCAGGGTCAACCAGGGGAGCTACAGCGGGTCGGCGGCGACGTTCGACCTCTCCGGGCGCTACCAGACCGACGTCGCGGGTCCCGTCGTCGTCGAGATCGACGGCGTCCAGAACCCGCCGACGAGCGAGGTCGCGACGATCACGCTCGAAGGCGACGCCGACCCGGTCTCGGTCGAGGCCGACCTGACCGTCGGCGATGGGTCGGACGGCGGCGACTCGGCGCTCGACGGCGCGGACCTCCTCGTGATCCCCTCACCCGCAGAGCCGTACCCGGACGCGGAGCTCGCGGCGGTCGCCGAGCACGTCGCCGACGGCGGGAGCCTGTTCCTGTTCGACGAGTCGGAGTTCACCAACGAGGAGACCGCGAACCTCGACGAACTGGCGTCGAGCCTCGACCTCTCCTTCCGGTTCAACGCCGACCAGGTCGAAGACACCGAGAGCAACGCGGGTGCGCCGTACGTCCCGACGACGTCGAACTTCAACGATGCGTTCGACGTCTTCGACGGGCTCGGGTCGGCCGGGCTTTCCGATGCAGACGGCCTCGTCGTCACCTCGCCGTCCGCCGCGTTCTCCGCGGCCGAACGCGACGCGCTCGCGACGTTCGTCGAGTCGGGGGGGTCGCTCTTCCTGTTCGACCAGTCGGACTACAACGACTTCGACGAGACCGCCAACCTGAACGAGGTCGCGACGGCGGTCGGCGCGCCGTTCCGGTTCAACGACGACCAGGTCTACGACCCGGAGAACAACGCCGGTGCCCCGTTCGTCCCGACGACCTCCGAGTTCAACGCCGACTTCGAGTACTTCGACGAGCGAGAGGGCCTCAGCCTCGAACTCGACCGCGACGAGACGTACCTCGTCGAGGTCGTCTCGGTCACCGACGGTGACACGGTCGACGTCCGGTTCGAGGAGGGCCAGGAGCAGGCTATCCGGACGCTCGGGTTCGACACGCCCGAGACGGGAAGCGCGACCAGCACCGAGCGAGCCGAGGAGTGGGAGGGCATCGACTCGTACGACTACCTCGAAACCGCCGGTGAGGCGGCGACGGCGTTCGCTCGGGAGCAGCTCTCCCCCGGCGATACGGTCGGGCTCTCGTTCGACGCGACCGAACCCGTCCGGGACGAGTTCGGCCGTGTCCTCGGCTACCTCACGTACGACGCCGACGGTTCGGGGAGCCGCGACACGCTGTACAACCGGCGCGTCGTCGAGGCGGGCCACGCCCGCGTCTACGGGTCGGGGTTCGCTCGCCACGACGAGTTCCTCGCGGCGGAGTTCGCGGCCCGCGACGCCGGCCGCGAGGTCTGGTCGGAGAGCGACCCGTTCGACTCCTCGCCCATCCGTGACCGTCCCGTCGAGGACCTGTTCTTCCCGACCCCGACGAGCGTCGTCACCGACTCCGGGCCGGTCGACGACGACCGCGTCCCGGTGTTCGCCGCGCCGAGCGCGACCCGGAGTGGGGGAGACGTCTCCACCGACGGTGACCTCCCGCTGGCGGCGGTCGACCTCGACAGTCGAGTCGCCGTGTTCGGTGCTCCTCTCATCAGCGAGACCTACGAGGAAGCCGAGGGGTACCCGGTCGACACGTCCGGCTACGAGAACTTTGCGTTCGTCACGGAGCTACTCGACGACCTGAGCGCACGCGACGACGACACGGTCCTCATCGAGGGCGGCCACGGACAGTTCGGCCTCTCCTACTCGCTGTCGAACGAGGACGCCGCGTACTACCAGCGCTACCTCGAAGGGCGGGACACGCTGTTCGAACAGGTGAACGACCTGACGACCGAGGCGTCTGCCGAGCGCCTCGCGTCGGCCCGCGCGCTCGTCGTCACGACGCCGGCGAGCGCCTTCTCGGACGCGGAACTCGCTGCCGTCGCGTCGTTCGCCGACTCGGGCGGTGCGGTCGTCCTCATGGGGAGTGCCGCCGCCCCTGCCGACCAGCGCGGCTACCTCGACGAGGTGGCGACCGCCCTCGACTCCGACCTCCGGTTGGGGAGCGGGAGCGTCACCGACGAGGAGTCGAACCTGAACGGCGACCCCTCGATTCCGGTCACGTCGAACCTCTCGGAGGTCGACACGGACCCGGCACCCGAGCGGCCGCCGGTCGCGACCATCGACCTCGCGACGACCGAGGCCACCGTCGGCGAGCGACTCGCGTTCCGCGTCGACGACACCTCCGGCAGCGGCCGGTGGATAACGGCGCTCGACTGGACGTTCGGCGACGGCTCCGCCGACGAGGGCTGGTACAGCGCCCACCGCTACGACGAGGCGGGCGAGTACACGGTGACGCTGACGGCCACGGACAACACCGGCGCGACGACCACCGACACCGTCACCGTCGCCGTCTCCGACCTGAGCGACCCCATCGCGCGCGTCGTCCCGAGCACGACCGACGCCTCGGTCGGTGAGCGAGTCACGTTCAGCGTGCGGGACACCTCGGGCGACGAGCGCTGGGTCGACTCGCTCGACTGGACGTTCGGCGACGGGACCAGCGGGAGTGGCTGGTGGAACGCGCACAGCTACGGTTCCGCTGGCAGCTACACCGTGACGCTGAGGGCCACGGACAACACCGGCGCGACGACCACCGACACCGTCACCGTCACGGTCGAGTGA
- the mce gene encoding methylmalonyl-CoA epimerase yields the protein MQFHHAGIATTDSDAMASLFSTLFETRVVHEEMLDDLYVQFLDVGDGYFELLEPTEEGTVQRYLDKNGPGIHHLAMATQNMPATLQRAQDNGVRLIDEEPRPGAWGHEVAFCHPDSTAGILVEFVSEH from the coding sequence ATGCAGTTCCATCACGCGGGAATCGCCACCACGGACTCGGACGCGATGGCGTCGCTGTTCTCGACGCTGTTCGAGACGCGCGTCGTCCACGAGGAGATGCTCGACGACCTCTACGTCCAGTTCCTCGACGTCGGTGACGGCTACTTCGAACTCCTCGAACCGACCGAGGAGGGGACGGTCCAGCGCTACCTCGACAAGAACGGGCCGGGCATCCACCACCTGGCGATGGCGACCCAGAACATGCCCGCGACGCTCCAGCGTGCCCAGGACAACGGCGTCCGCCTCATCGACGAGGAGCCACGGCCCGGCGCGTGGGGTCACGAGGTCGCGTTCTGCCACCCGGACTCGACCGCCGGCATCCTCGTCGAGTTCGTGAGCGAGCACTGA